One genomic window of Desulfuromonas sp. AOP6 includes the following:
- a CDS encoding thioredoxin family protein, with protein sequence MQMIKVLLLILFALLPACTDSEQKTEASSPAVTVSGQAGEQAAGPFLVFFLDPNGGPCRLQHDILIRMAAELDGKAELRYVQTTVPEDLNYFYAYGIRGLPALVLVDGEGREIKRLPPGVRSADEIRSLLKSAAKQ encoded by the coding sequence ATGCAGATGATAAAAGTGTTATTGCTGATTTTGTTCGCCCTGTTGCCGGCCTGTACCGACAGCGAGCAGAAAACGGAGGCTTCGTCGCCGGCGGTGACCGTGTCCGGACAGGCTGGCGAGCAGGCCGCTGGTCCTTTTCTGGTCTTTTTTCTCGACCCCAACGGTGGTCCCTGCCGCCTGCAGCATGACATTCTCATCCGGATGGCCGCTGAGCTGGACGGCAAGGCCGAGCTTCGTTATGTGCAGACGACGGTCCCCGAGGACCTCAATTACTTCTATGCCTACGGTATCCGCGGCTTGCCGGCGCTGGTGCTGGTCGATGGCGAGGGGCGTGAAATCAAGCGTCTTCCCCCCGGGGTGCGCAGCGCCGATGAAATTCGTTCTCTGCTGAAAAGCGCCGCAAAGCAGTGA